CCCTTCAATGTACGGGTGTTTCACTATATTTTGCTGCTGAGTTTCCTGCCTCTGGCAGCGACCGGCTTGCTGCTGTTTTTCAAGCCTCTGACCCAGTCAGGCATGCAATTGACCTATGACATTCACATCATCGCCGGTGTGGTGATGGCACTGGATGCCGTGGCCTTTACCCTGATGTCCTTTGACCGGGTAGTGCTGTTTATCGCTCGCGTATTCAGCCTGTCTGAGCGCGATGTGAAGTGGTTTATGGTGCTGGGTGGTTACCCACAGAAGTTCCTGCTGGGCAAAAAAGTACCGGTTCCACCAATGAACAAGTACAACTCTGGCCAGAAGCTGTTCGGTGCCTGTGTACTGATTGGCGGCACCCTGTTGATCCTGTCCGGTCTGGTGCTGTGGCTGGTTCCTCATGCGGTACCACGTGATCTGGTATGGTTCCTGGGGCAAGCACACCTGGTCAGCGGTCTGTTGTTAACTGCCTTCCTGCCTGTACACCTGTTCCTGGCGGTATACCGCTTTGATGACTTCAAAGCCATGATGATCCACGGCAATGTGCCTTACCACGATGCAGCTGAGTACACTCCGCTGTGGGTTGAGCAGGAAATTGCTCCGGTAGCAACCAATGGTGACCAGCTGAGCAACAACAAGTAAGTTTGTTGTCCCTTCAGTCCTCAAGCAGCAGTCACCCTAAGGCGGCTGCTGCTTTTTGATAGATTACGAGAGATATTTATCGGTTATGAGCAAAACAGAACATCATCATCCTATTACCATTTCTGACTACAACCCCAATACCAGCTTTATCAATGATGAAGCCATCTGGGACGTAATTAACCACGCGGCCAACCCCGATGCCGCACTGGTACGGCGCATTCTGG
This region of Shewanella sp. NFH-SH190041 genomic DNA includes:
- a CDS encoding cytochrome b/b6 domain-containing protein; its protein translation is MHHEHDTRPILKHPFNVRVFHYILLLSFLPLAATGLLLFFKPLTQSGMQLTYDIHIIAGVVMALDAVAFTLMSFDRVVLFIARVFSLSERDVKWFMVLGGYPQKFLLGKKVPVPPMNKYNSGQKLFGACVLIGGTLLILSGLVLWLVPHAVPRDLVWFLGQAHLVSGLLLTAFLPVHLFLAVYRFDDFKAMMIHGNVPYHDAAEYTPLWVEQEIAPVATNGDQLSNNK